A DNA window from Oncorhynchus clarkii lewisi isolate Uvic-CL-2024 unplaced genomic scaffold, UVic_Ocla_1.0 unplaced_contig_7974_pilon_pilon, whole genome shotgun sequence contains the following coding sequences:
- the LOC139396979 gene encoding zinc finger protein 135-like, with product YCYEVICITHQLTGSSDVVHTGDHVETFSTSREQQQEDHRAKRSHHCPHCEEIFPILSKLEIHLKIHTGENLYSCTDCGKSFTTSQALTVHLRVHTGEKPYSCSDCGESFSQQSSLKTHQRIHTGEKPYSCSDCGKSFSVSSNLKTHLKIHAGEKPYFCSDCGASFSQQSHLQTHQHIHTGKKHYLCSDCGKCFITSAELRVHQRTHTGEKPYCCSDCGKSFSQQSNLKCHQRIHTGEKPYSCSDCGKSFTHLDILKCHQRIHTGEKPYSCSVCGKSFSQQGNLKTHQRIHKGEKPYSCSDCEKCFTTSTELKVHRRTHTGEKPYCCSDCGKSFSRLATLKTHQCIHKGEKPHHFSQTN from the coding sequence CCTACTGTTATGAAGTCATATGTATAACACACCAACTGACCGGTTCTTctgatgttgttcacacaggagaccatGTTGAGACATTCTCTACATCCAGAGAGCAACAGCAGGAAGATCACAGAGCTAAGAGGTCTCACCACTGCCCACATTGTGAGGAGATTTTCCCAATTCTATCAAAACTAGAAATACacctaaaaatacacacaggagagaatctgTATTCCTgcactgactgtgggaagagtttcacaaCATCACAGGCTCTGACAGTTCATCTGCGAGTCCACACTGGAGAAaaaccttactcctgctctgactgcggggagagtttctctcaacagagcagcttaaaaacacaccaacgtatacacacaggagagaagccttactcatgctctgactgtgggaagagtttctccgTATCCAGCAACTTAAAAACACACCTAAAAATACACGCTGGGGAGAAGCCTTACTtttgctctgactgtggggcgaGTTTTTCTCAACAGAGCCACTTACAAACCCACCAACATATACATACAGGAAAGAAGCATTACTTATGCTCTGACTGCGGAAAATGCTTCATAACATCAGCTGAGTTAagagttcatcagagaacacacacaggagagaaaccttactgctgctctgactgtgggaagagtttctctcAACAGAGCAACTTAAAATGTCACCagcgaatacacacaggagagaagccttactcctgctctgattgtgggaagagtttcacccATTTGGATATATTAAAATGTCACCagcgaatacacacaggagagaagccttactcctgctctgtctgtgggaagagtttctcccAACAGGGCaacttaaaaacacaccaacgtatacataaaggagagaagccttactcctgttcTGACTGTgaaaaatgcttcacaacatcaactgagctaaaagttcatcggagaacacacacaggagagaagccttactgctgttctgactgtgggaagagtttctcccGATTGGCTACCTTAAAAACACATCAATGTATACATAAAGGAGAGAAGCCTCATCACTTCTCTCAGACCAACTAA